TCGACATCACGGTCAAGCGCGATCCCACGGGCTTGGTCTCACCGTGGGTGCACGAGAACATCAAACCAGGGACTGTTTTGGAGATGCTCGGGCCGGTGGGCGCGTTCCACCTGCCCGACGCCGACCGGCGGGCACGGTACCTCCTGTTGGCCGCTGGAGCAGGGATCACGCCCATCATGTCGATGGTGCGGACCATCCACTCCCTGCCGGGAGAGGCCGACGTAGTGGTGCTTTATCACGGAGCGGCGGCGGAGGGCTTTGCCTTCAACAAGGAGCTCGCCTACATCGCCTCCGTCGACTCGCGCATCAAGGTCTTCTATTCCCTGGGCGATCGCGGCAAGCCCGATGATTGGGAAGGACTCAGCGGAAGGCTGACGGCGGCCATGCTGGACCAGGTTGCCCCCGATGCCAACGGCCGGCAGGTCTATGCCTGCGGCCCCGAAGGGTACCTGAACACGGCCACCGAGCTCCTGGGGAAGGTGGGCGTCGACGACACCTCCATCCACATGGAATTCTTCACCGGAGACCGCCAGACCATCCTCGAATATCAGGCGGAACTCGCCCTGGCGGCCGACATTGCGGAGGAAATCGCGGAGGAGATCGCCGATTCTGCCGAGGATTACTACGAAAGCCAGCCCACGGCGTTCGGACTCTACGAGCCCGGCTACGACGCAGGGGGAACCTTGAAGGCCACGGGCCTGCCGCTGGAAACTTCCGATCCGGACGGGTCCGGGTCGGATGCCGCCGACGGCGGTGCGGACGTGGAGCAAGAAGCTGTTACTCCTGATGCCTCGAGCTTTGAGACAGTAGGAACGGGCAGCCTCACCCTGTCCTTCATGCGAACGGGCATCAATGTGCGCGTCGACCCCAGCGAGCACATTCTTGGTCCCGCCCAGCGTGCGGGCGTCAGGATCGGCGCCAACTGCAAGGAGGGCATGTGCGGCTCGTGCAAGATCGTCAAGCTTTCCGGTGAGGTGGAGATGAACCATCAGGGAGGGATCCGGGCCCGGGAAATCGACGCGGGCAAGTTCCTGCCGTGCTGCTCCACCGCGCAGACCGATATGGTGATCGATGCCTAGCTAAGGCTCAGCCCGCCGAAGCTCCGCCCGTTCCACCAGCTCCGTGATCCACGGCCGTTGTGCGCGGTGGAGGGTCATGCCCTCGGGTAGTCCCTCCACCTGCGCCGACGAGCCATCGATGTCTATGGTGATGCGTCCGCTTCCCATGGGGGCGTTGCTGATGTGCAGGTCGCCAAAGGACGCCGGCAGGACCGGGTCCAGCCAGAGCCCTCCCAGGGAAATGTGGGCGTCGTACCGCATGAGTCCGGTGATCAACTGGATGGGGGTGGTGGCGGCCCAGGCTTGTGGGGAACACGCCGTGGGGTAAGGCACCGGTTCCCTGAACTGTTCGCGGGGAAAGCCGCAGAAGAGTTCCGGGAGTCTTCCGCCCGAGGACTCCGCAGCGTCAAGAAGGGCAGTGGCAATACGTTGGGCTTCCTCCACGAATCCGTAGCGGAGCAGTCCAGCCACTATCAGCGCATTGTCGTGGGGCCACACTGATCCGTTGTGGTAACTGGCCGGGTTGTAGGCGCCCATGTCCGTGGCCAGCGTCCGAACGCCCCATCCACTGAACATCTCCGGAGACATCAACCGTTCCACCACCAGGGGTGCCTTGTCTTCATCCACCAGGCCAAACCACAGGCAGTGCCCCATGTTTGAAGCACATGCGTCCACGGGCCGCTTGTCCTTATCAAGGGCCACGGCGTAGTAGCCCTTGTCCGGAAGCCAGAACTCTTCGTTGAACTTCTTCTTCAGGCGATCAGCGCGTTCCCGGAGCTCGGCCGCCAAGGTGAGGTCGCCGTCGTCGTACGCCATCCAGGCGCGCGCCATATAGGCGCCATGCACGTACGCCTGGACCTCGCACAGCGCCAACGGTGGTTCAGCGATGGTGCCATCGGCAAAGTTGATGCCGTCCCAGGAATCCTTCCACCCCTGGTTGATGAGTCCATGTTGGTTGGGCCGTCCGTACTCCACGAAACCGTCGCCATCGCGGTCGCCGTAGTCCCTGATCCAGTCAAGGGCACGGTCTGCGTTGGGGAGGAGCTCCGAAATGACGTCCTTGGCGAAGCCCCACCGGCTGACGGAGCCCAGGACAATCACGAAAAGGGGAGTGGCGTCCACGCTCCCGTAGTACGCGGACTTGCCGCCCAAGGCCAGGCCGCTGGAAATATCCAGCCGGACTTCATGCAGGATCTTCCCCGGCTCCTCCTCGCTGGCAATGTCCACCACCGTTCCCTGCCGGTCAGCGAGGGTACGGAGGGTTCCCAAGGCCAGCGACGGGTCAACCGGCAATGCCATCTCTGACGCCCATAAGGAATCCCGGCCGAACAACGTCATGAACCACGGGGCGCCGGCGGCCACCACCACCCTGTCCGGATGGTCCGGGTCCTGGATCCGCAACGCCCCCAGGTCTTCGTAACTCCGGCTGAGAGTGCGTTGGATGGAACGGTTTCCCACCTGCAGACGAGGAATCTTGGCCACCCATTCCTGCCGACGGCGATCGCTGGGGGACATCTCGCCGCCGGACGGGTGGGCGAACGGCGCTCCTGCGCCGTCCCCGGCGGGAACAACACTCACACGGGTGCTCCAGCGTCCCGACGACGGAATCTTTGCCGTGAAGCCCAAGGCCCGTGCTCCGGCGCCCGCGCCCTCAGCCCGGATCACCACGCCCTTACGGATTCCCTCCCACTTTCCACGGATCACCAGGGAATCGCCCTCCGGGACGCGGGTTTCCTTCCATTCACGGGTGATGCGGGCTTCCTTCACTTCAAAGAGGTCTGCAAAATCCGACTCGGCCGTCAAGAGAATCCGGCACTCCACAGGGTGCTTGGAGTAGTTGCGGACCGTGATTTCCTCAAAGATGCCTGCCCCGACTTCCCTGAGCCTCTCCACCAGCAGGGGGCTGTCCGCATAGCCATCGGAGCGGGGAACCCGGCCTGCGAACAGTGCGCGGTAAGGTTCCCGGATTTCTGCGGCCAAAGGCTCCATCACCTGGCCGTTGATGGTCAGTTCCCACCGCGAAAGAATGCGGGTATCCAGATGGAAGACTCCGTGGGGCAGCTCGGGATGGATGTCTCCGTTGGAGGAGGAAATGCAGAAGGACGAGCCTTCCACCAAGGTGACCGTGCCCGACCCCAAAGGCCCGGCCGCGGTGTCAGCATTCCAACCAACCACTTGGTGCTCCTTGCCACTGGGCTGTGACCGGCCGCTGTCCCGGCCGCTGTGACCGGCGGCTGCTGTGAGGGCCGGTCGGTTGCGTGGATATAGTCGACGCTACGCCGGAGAGGGTGCCGGCACCAGAGCCGTTCGGGACCTCGGTCCAGGGTGGGGAAATTCGTGTCCGCAACCCAGAGTTAACCTGTTTTCCAGTTACTCCGCGGTATAAGGGGGCTATAATGGGTATAGGACATTCGCTGATGCAGCCCGGCGGCCCGCTTTTCTTCCGACGCCGGAGGCCCCGCAATGACCGACACCCAAATCAGCAGCTTTATCCGCGACTGCGTGGTGTTTGAGGACGACACTGAGAACGGCTTGGATTTTGATACTTTCTATGGCCTGTACATCAGCTGGTGCGTTCTTGGACGTAAAATCCCCATTCCCGACTCCGCCTTCAAAACGGCCCTCGAACTTGAAGGTTTCAGGCCCATCAAGGAAAACGGCCGCAGAATCTATCCCGGCATGAGCATGGTGGGTGCGGCCGCAAGGGACTACGTAGTGAACAGTGTTCCTTTGTGGAGCGAGTCGGAAACCAACGTGCCGGTTCTTTCCGACTACGCCGAGGAACCTGTTCCGTCCATCGCCTGATTTCATTCAAACAGCCAGCGTCCAGCCCGTGCCCCTAGGATTTCATGAGGGGGCATGGGCTGTTCCTGTTTCCGGGGTGTGCGCTGAAAGGAATTGATGAAACCGTCCATCGTGTGGTTCCGCGACGACCTAAGGGTCGCAGACAACCCGGCCTTGCGGGCCGCCGTCGACGACGGCGAAGCCGTGGCCCTGTTCGTCCTCGACGAAGAATCTCCTGGCATCCGCGCCCATGGTGGCGCTGCGCGTTGGTGGCTCCACCATTCGCTGACGGCGCTGCGTGAGGACCTGGACAAACTCGGCATACCGCTGCTGCTCCACCGCGGACCTGCCGCAGACGTTGTGCAGGAAACCGCGACGGCGGTTGGTGCGGGCGCGCTGTACTGGAACCGCCGGTATGGTGCGGCTGAGCGAACGGTCGACGCCGGACTCAAGACCTGGGCGGGCGAGGCTGGGCTCCACGTAGCTAGCTTTCAAGCTTCCCTGCTTCATGAGCCGTGGAATGTCACCACCAAAACGGGTGGGCAATACAAGGTCTTCACACCTTTCTGGCGGACGGTGTCCGCACAGGAATTCCGCGAGTCGTTGGCCCTTCCCGCGAAAGGCCATGGCTACACCGGAAAACTCCCGTCTTACGAGGAGTTGGACTCCTGGAACCTCCTGCCCACCAATCCGGACTGGTCCGGGGGATTGGCCGGGATGTGGACGCCTGGAGCGGCTGCCGGCCACCAGCGCCTCGCTGCGTTCGTGGAGAAGGGGCTCTCCAACTACAGCGAGGGCCGGAACCGTCCGGATACCGATGGCAGCAGCTGCCTGTCGCCTTACCTGCGGTGGGGTGAGCTGAGCCCGTTTGAGGTGTGGCATGCCCTGGGTTCCAAGCGGTCCGAAAGCGCCTCGATCTATGCTTCTGAGCTGGGTTGGCGTGAATTCTGCTGGCACCAGTATTTTCACAACCCGGAACTCGCCACCGCGAACCTTCGCTCCGAGTTTGATCGGTTCCCGTGGGCGTGGCCCGGCAGCAGCGGAGGCAATGGAAAACATCCCGGCCACGAAAGCGCGCCGGAGGAGTTCCGGGCCTGGCAGCAGGGTCGCACCGGTTTCCCCATGGTGGACGCCGGGCAACGCCAGCTATGGCACACGGGTTGGATGCACAACCGTGTACGCATGGTGGCCGCCAGCTTCCTGGTGAAAAACCTGGGTATCCACTGGCAGCTCGGGGAGCAGTGGTTCTGGGACACCCTGGTGGATGCCGATCCGGCGTCAAATCCCGCCAACTGGCAGTGGGTGGCAGGCTCCGGGGCAGACGCCTCGCCCTTCTTCAGGATCTTCAACCCTGAGGCCCAGCGGGTTAAGTTCGATCCCCAAGGGAAGTACATCGCCCACTGGATCCCCGAATTCGGGACGCCCGAGTACCCGGAGGGAATCGTGGATCTCAAAACCACGCGGGCGGAAGCACTGGAAGCGTACAAGGGGATGAAGGAAGTCCACTAGGGAGCCACCGCGCCCAAAAACACCCCTCTGGAAATTAGTAGGAAGTCCGAGTATATTCGGGTTCAGAGATGACCTGGATCACAGTTGGTCACGTGTTCCCCGCAGCGGTCCCAGCACCCGGCGGCACGGCAGTCATTCACGATGCAAAGGAGCATTCCACCATGGTGCGCGAGCTTTCACACTACGTAGACGGCCAGAGGATCGACGGCACGTCCGGCCGGTTCAGCGATGTCTACGATCCCTGCACGGGCGAAGTCCAGGCCCGGCTTCCGCTGGCCAGCGCCGACGAGGTCCGCAACGCTGTCGCAAATGCCGAGAAGGGCCAGCTCGAATGGGCGGCCATGAACCCGCAACGCCGGGGACGCATCCTGCTCAAGTTCGTGGACCTGGTCAACGACAACCTGGACGAGCTCGCCACGCTCCTGTCCTCCGAGCACGGCAAGACGTTCGCGGACGCCAAGGGCGATATCCAGCGCGGCATCGAGGTGGTGGAGTTCTCCGCCGGCGCGCCGCACCTCCTCAAGGGCGAATTCTCGGACAACGCCGGCCAA
Above is a genomic segment from Arthrobacter sp. YN containing:
- a CDS encoding amylo-alpha-1,6-glucosidase, producing MVGWNADTAAGPLGSGTVTLVEGSSFCISSSNGDIHPELPHGVFHLDTRILSRWELTINGQVMEPLAAEIREPYRALFAGRVPRSDGYADSPLLVERLREVGAGIFEEITVRNYSKHPVECRILLTAESDFADLFEVKEARITREWKETRVPEGDSLVIRGKWEGIRKGVVIRAEGAGAGARALGFTAKIPSSGRWSTRVSVVPAGDGAGAPFAHPSGGEMSPSDRRRQEWVAKIPRLQVGNRSIQRTLSRSYEDLGALRIQDPDHPDRVVVAAGAPWFMTLFGRDSLWASEMALPVDPSLALGTLRTLADRQGTVVDIASEEEPGKILHEVRLDISSGLALGGKSAYYGSVDATPLFVIVLGSVSRWGFAKDVISELLPNADRALDWIRDYGDRDGDGFVEYGRPNQHGLINQGWKDSWDGINFADGTIAEPPLALCEVQAYVHGAYMARAWMAYDDGDLTLAAELRERADRLKKKFNEEFWLPDKGYYAVALDKDKRPVDACASNMGHCLWFGLVDEDKAPLVVERLMSPEMFSGWGVRTLATDMGAYNPASYHNGSVWPHDNALIVAGLLRYGFVEEAQRIATALLDAAESSGGRLPELFCGFPREQFREPVPYPTACSPQAWAATTPIQLITGLMRYDAHISLGGLWLDPVLPASFGDLHISNAPMGSGRITIDIDGSSAQVEGLPEGMTLHRAQRPWITELVERAELRRAEP
- a CDS encoding ferredoxin reductase; translated protein: MTELLTETVVQEPHRIRGLEMPWNRVMGSTEGPASAARALGPWHPQEFMAECVEIVPEVGGMMTFVFRRSDGAPLAFRAGQYVSVAFPVNGEDQDPADRSYSLSSAPTKPWTFDITVKRDPTGLVSPWVHENIKPGTVLEMLGPVGAFHLPDADRRARYLLLAAGAGITPIMSMVRTIHSLPGEADVVVLYHGAAAEGFAFNKELAYIASVDSRIKVFYSLGDRGKPDDWEGLSGRLTAAMLDQVAPDANGRQVYACGPEGYLNTATELLGKVGVDDTSIHMEFFTGDRQTILEYQAELALAADIAEEIAEEIADSAEDYYESQPTAFGLYEPGYDAGGTLKATGLPLETSDPDGSGSDAADGGADVEQEAVTPDASSFETVGTGSLTLSFMRTGINVRVDPSEHILGPAQRAGVRIGANCKEGMCGSCKIVKLSGEVEMNHQGGIRAREIDAGKFLPCCSTAQTDMVIDA
- a CDS encoding cryptochrome/photolyase family protein; amino-acid sequence: MKPSIVWFRDDLRVADNPALRAAVDDGEAVALFVLDEESPGIRAHGGAARWWLHHSLTALREDLDKLGIPLLLHRGPAADVVQETATAVGAGALYWNRRYGAAERTVDAGLKTWAGEAGLHVASFQASLLHEPWNVTTKTGGQYKVFTPFWRTVSAQEFRESLALPAKGHGYTGKLPSYEELDSWNLLPTNPDWSGGLAGMWTPGAAAGHQRLAAFVEKGLSNYSEGRNRPDTDGSSCLSPYLRWGELSPFEVWHALGSKRSESASIYASELGWREFCWHQYFHNPELATANLRSEFDRFPWAWPGSSGGNGKHPGHESAPEEFRAWQQGRTGFPMVDAGQRQLWHTGWMHNRVRMVAASFLVKNLGIHWQLGEQWFWDTLVDADPASNPANWQWVAGSGADASPFFRIFNPEAQRVKFDPQGKYIAHWIPEFGTPEYPEGIVDLKTTRAEALEAYKGMKEVH